AGGCTTTCAGGCGAAGAGGCTATCAAGCGGATATCGGACCGGTCATCGATGACGACCCGGACGATGTTCATTATAAACTCTTCAGGGCGGTTAACGAGGGATACGGTTTAATTATCACAACGGGCGGAGTGGGGGCCGAAGACAAGGACCATACCGTCGAGGGTGTTTTACGGCTTGATCCTGCTGCGGCTACTCCCTGGGTCATCAAGTATCAGATCGGCACCGGGCGTCATTGCAAGGAAGGCGTACGCATAGCCGTGGGCCAAAAGAATGAATCATTGATAATTGCCCTGCCTGGACCAAACGATGAAGTCAGAACAGCGCTGGAAGTTATATTGAATTTTAATGAACTTCCCGGCCAGCCGGGCAAATACGCGCTTGCGGAAAAAATCGCCGAAGCTTTGCGCGAGAAGCTTAAAGCTGGCAGCGCGACTGCCCGTTTTGCTCATCATCAACATGATGTATAGGCCGGCTAAAAATGTAATCATCATGATTTATAAAACCGAATAAAACCTGAATTTTGAGGAGGGAGGCCGAAAATGCTTAGAATAACCAAAAAGGCCGTCATTGATTTGGATAAGTGCAACGGCTGCAGGACATGCTATCGTGTTTGTCCCACATTTGCGATTAGCATGGAAAATAAAAAGCCGGTGATTGACTATGCCAAATGTTACGGCTGCGCCAATTGCCATCAAAGATGCCCGCAATACGCGGTCAACATGGAACCGCTTGAGGAGCCTGTCGAGATCGGAATGGATGTCAACCGGTTTGATCAAGACAAAATATGGGATATCTGCATTAAGGCGAAATACAGCCCGGATATGATTGTGTGCATTTGCAGCAATACACGGGCCGGTGAAGTGGCAGCCGCTATTCTGGATGGAGCAAGGACGCCGGCGGAAGTAACGTTGAAAACAGGCGCCGGGGTCGGTTGCAAGATAGCTTGCCCCCGGCCGATCTATCGGTTGTTGCAAGCCGCCGGCATTGAACCGCCCGATCCTGTTGATGGCTACCAATGGCGCGGGCCCACAGCGACCTTATGGAACCTCAACCCTGAAGTGATAGAGAAATATGGGAGCAGGTATTTCTTTGAAGAGGACAGGAAATTCCTGGATGACATTCTTGAGGCCAAACTGAGAGAGAGGGATAAAAATGCCCAGACCGACGCTTAAACCTTTGGAGCCGAGGGTTTCACAATATGGCATTGCGCCGCATGAACTGAAAAAGAGGGCTTGTGAGCTGCCGGGAATGACATCGCTTCTTGTCAAAGAATTATTCCCTGAAATACCCGATCCCATCTATACGGGAACTGAACTTGAAGTGATCCGGGAAGAAGTCAGGAAGTCTCTCCAGAACATAGATTTCTCCAGAATCAAACCCGGAGACAGCGTAAACATCTTGACATCGCACCACGGGTTTACCATAGCGGGCGGCCGGCCGTTTGCCGAAATGCTCAAAACGATCAAAGACGAAGTGCAGGCCCGGACCGGGGCGACCGATATCAGGCTTCGCGCGGGGGTGGGCGTTCGATTTCGCGAAAGCGAAGAGTATATTAAGCATTTTGAATTGGACAAGTACTTTAACGGTAAGGCGGAGTGCATCGCCCCGGTTGACAGGCCGATCAAGATTGAAACAATAATGGGCCCGTTGTATGGGATTGCAAAGGCGTATGATGCCAAATGGATTATCCACGCTCATAACGACGATGTGCGGGAAGTGCATTTGCATCGGATGATCGACCGAATTCTGAAACCTTTTGGTATGTCGTACGCCAGGATAGAGACCAGATCGACCTACCACTCAAATATGGGATCGCGTGCGGCGAACTTTATCGCACGGGCTATTTATGAGTCTCCCTTTGTACAGGAGAAGTTCGCCGGATCAGTCATTATGAAGGTGTGCCCAACTGGCATCATCGGTTTTGATTCAGATATTGATTTGATAAAGCAGAGTGATAGGATTACGGTCGAAATACTGGAGTTATTTGGCAAATGGATTCGTTGTTTAAACAGGATTAAAGAGTGCATTGTGGTTATAGATTGTCCCTGCCCCATTCCTTACACCTTCGGCGCTGGACTGATTTTTGCCAATTTCATGCAGGCCAACGTGGACATTTTTGATTTGTCCCTGCCGGTTACGCCTTATGGCCCCGTTTCGGAACAGACGTATGACGAGCAAGGCAGGCAAACGGTTCCTTGGATCCCGACGATTAATCCGGCGATAAAGATGATGATCAACAACTATTCATATAAAGGATTTCCCTCCAACTTCTATTCGGAGCAGATACCGACAATCGTGGTAGGCCAAGCCATGGCCAAATTATTCGAGCATTGCGAGAGCAGTAATCAGTATATGAAGAATGCGGTGATCGCCTGGGATTTGGATCATGCGATGAAGTACGCCAAAAAAGTGACCAAAACCGAGAATGTGTTGGTTTTTGATGGCGCACAGGGCGGTGTAAATGTCAGCGAGAGCTTGCGAGAATTTATGTTGGAGAATTCGGCCGATGTAAGCGAAGAGGTAACGACTCTTATGCCGAAATGGCTGAAACAGCGTGGTATAGAAATATGAGTATACTGTTGTCTGGTTTCGCGCAAAAGAGGTGGAACAGTGAATGATGTTAGGGCCCATCTTTTCGAGGGAATAGACCGGGAATTCACCTTTGTGATCACTGCCAACCAGAAGGGCGTCTTTGCCGGAACGGGAAAGTTGTTAAAAGCGGCTGAAGAAATAAGACTTAAAAACACCTGGGTTGCAGCCGACGGGATGCCGCTCGGCGAAAAAACCGCGGTGTTCAAAGCGAGCGGAGACCCGATCCAGGTAACCCTGGCCGAAGAAAGACTGCTGGGTATAATTGGCAAACCGTCAGGCGTGGCGACTGCGGCCCGCAAGATGGTCGAAGCGGCAGGAGGTCGGGTCAAGGTTGTATGCGGTGCCTGGAAAAAAGCCTTCCCGGAAAACAAAGATGAACTGAGGCAAGCCATCGCTATAGGCGGCGCAGGAATCCGGATAGCGGAAGAACCGTTCGTTTATTTGGATAAGAACTACACGAGGATGCTTGGCGGGATAGGCCGGGCCGTCAAAAGAGCGTTAACCTTGCCTGGGAAAACGGTAGTGATTCAGCTCAGGGGTGAGTTTGGCCCGATTGCCGACGAAGCCAATGAAGCCGTTGAGGCAGGGGCGGGCATTTTGATGGTGGACACAGGAAGAATTGTCGACTTGCAGGCCGTGGTCAAGGCGGGCGCTGACGGCAACTGGCGCAAGCGGGTGAAAATTGCCTTCGCCGGCGGCGTAACCGAAGAAAAACTGTCAGCTTTGATCGAAACCGGCGCAGACATCGTCGATGTGGGCAGGGCGATTATCGATGCGCCACTTCTGGATTTCCGCCTGGATATCATCGCATAGTTCTTGTATCACCGGACCAGGCCGCGATACCACAATTGGTCCAACAGTCCGTGGCAACGGACAGAGATTGAGGGAAGGAGCTGGATGCGAAGATGAGTCGAGATGGTTTAATAGAAGAGATGCAGGCCGATATAGTAATTATTGGCGGCGGTGCAGGGGGATTGAGCGCTGCGATCGAGGCCCGGGACCGGGGAGTAAACAACGTGGTAGTGCTGGAGAAAATGAATGCGCCAGGCGGGAATGCCATATTCCCAGACTTGATGATATCCTGGGACGGGCGCCCTCCGAAGCTGCCCTGCATGGACGACAACAGGATCGTCGATGGCGACCCCCGCATCGACCCTGATTATACCATCCGGACAGACGCCAACTTTAAGGCCGCCATGGAATGGAACCACTGGCGCGGCGATGCGCGGCTGATCAGGACGCTGATCAACAAAAGCGAGGAGCTGTCAGATTGGCTGAAATCAAAAATGGAACCGGAGGATTATATCGAAAACCCGGAAGCCTTGCGCGGGAATATGCAGGGGAGATTGGTAAAAATACTCCTCAGGGAATGCAACAGGCAAGGTGTGAAGATATTGTGCAATACGCCGGCCAAAAAACTGCTCAAGGACGAAACGGGCGCTGCGGCAGGGGTGTTAGCCGAAAAAAAGGATGGGGGAAACCTGATTGTCCGTTCGACGAGGGTTATTATTGCCACCGGCGGGTTCATGGGAGATAAGGAACTCATGTCCAGGTATTTCCCCAATTATGACGAAAATACTTTGAACGATCTGGTCTTTCTTGGTTTCAAACGGTCCGGGGACGGGATAAAAATGGCCTTTGAAGCCGGTGCGGCATCTGACGGTACGGTCGCTTTCGAATGGGATTTGAACAGGATGCCCTGCCTGGGGACCCTGCCGTCTCCCTACAAAGACTTCTTGAATAACGCCAGGAACCCGGAGCATGTATGGGTAACACCGAAAGGTGTGCGTTTTGTTGACGAATCGAAGATCAATGCCACCAACAGCATGTACCGGCTGCCCCATAAGACCTGCTACATTCTGTTTTCCGAAAACATCAAGGAACACATTCTGAACAAACAGCCCAGCATATTCAGATGGCACGCGTACAAAGAAAAAAGTTTGGAAGACCAAATAACCAGGTTGGTCGAAGCTGGACAGGTTAAAATCGCCGATACATGGGAAGAGATAGCCATGTGGATTGGGGCGGAAGCCGCCGTACTGAAGGAGACGATTGCCGAATACAACTCTTTCTGCGAAAAAGGGCATGACGATTGGTTCTGCAAGGCTCCCAGGGCGATGATTCCCCTGAGCAAGCCCCCTTTTTACGCCAGCAGATGCGCGATGGGAATGCTGGTAACGCGCGGGCCGCTCAAGGTCAATATTAAAATGGAGCTGCTGGACAAAAACGACAACCCCTTGCCGGGATTTTACGCCGCAGGTGTGGACATCGGCGGTACCGACTCGGACACATATGCGGCAGCGGTTGCCAGTCACTCCATACGATTTTCGCTCTCATCCGGACGCATAGCTGCAGAAAGTGCCGCCCGGGCGATTCTGGCGGCAAAATGAAATAGCCTTTTTCCACCTCACAGCCAGCCGCGGTGCGCTGTTTCCCCCGATAAGGTTTTGAGCCTTCTCTTCTGTTACTGCTGATGGTCACAATATAATGCAAATTGAATCGCCAAACAAGAAAATGGATTTGCCGGCAGGGTATTTTTAATATTTCGTGGGGTAAATGTCTGTAATTTGACACGTTTTAACCACCGCTGCTACTATGAAAGTATAAGAAAATTTTTATAGTCTTTAATGTCTGGCTAAAAAGCACCGGAAAGCAGTAGTACCTGTTCTCTCAACAACCGCATTGGATAGCAAGAGAGGGGCCTAAGTTTGATACAAAAATTTCCTTATATTTGGTAAATTATTAAATGGTATCACAATTTATTAATAATATCATGATTCATGCCTTGCAAGCGACAAGGTATTTTACTAATTCTGTTTTATTTGACCTCGGATAAGATTGGAGGAAGAGCAGAATGCTAGACAGAGTAAAAACAGCGCTGGCCAGTGGCGGAGTAGCAGTAGGTACCCATTGTATGACATCGGATGCTGCATTTTTTGAAATGTGTGGAGTGCTGGGATACGACTTCGTATGGATTGAAGGAGAACATACAGATATGACCGGGCCGATGACTGTAAATGCTATCATCGCTACCAATGCTGGCGGTTGCGCCGCGTTTGTCCGAGTTCCCTGGAACGACCCGGTGCTAGTTAAGCCTATCCTGGAGGCTGGCCCGGATGGCATTATTTTTCCAATGATCAATACACCCCAGGAGGCTAAAATGGCTGTTGCTTCTTGCAGATACCCTCCTCATGGCAAACGAAGCTTTGGCCCTTCTAGAAGCATAATGTATGGCGAGATGCCACTGGACGAGTATTTGGAGCATGTTGAAAGAAATTTGTGGCGAATTATTCAAATTGAGCATATTGAGGGCGTCAAAAATCTGGATGAGATTCTTAAAGTAGAGGGACTCACTGCAGTTATGTGCGGAGCGATGGATTTGTCGGCATCTGTGGGGAAATTAGGTAAAATTAAAGACCCGGAAGTTGTGGGAATGATGGAAGCAATTGCCGAAAAATGCAAAAAGGCAGGAATACCATATGGTGTATCAACGGCGGGAGATCTTGAACTGGTGGATTTCTGGCTGGACAGAGGCGCATCCCTTATATGTATTGGCTCACCTTACGACTATTTTGGCAGATTGAGCAAACAGACCCTAGAAAAATATAAAAAGGTCAAAGCAAAACAACCCTGAAATCAATACACTGTAAATTGGCTGTCGGAGGTGAAAATGAAAAGAAGAAAAAATTGTTTAATAAAATGAATTGAAAATGGTCAAAACTTTATATTTGAAACGAAGGGGAGGATGGTAATTTATGAAAAAAGGCAAATGGATAGCGATTACTGCTGTTTGTATAATTGCCATGTTTACATTACCCTTATTTGGGTGTTCATCAAAGGGAGGAACAACCACAAAATCAAGCGAACAAAAAAGTGAACCACCCCAAATATATGAAATAAAGTACTGCATGCAAGACACCAGTCAAGATCCGCGGGTGACTGTTATTGCCGAAGCTGAAAAGAAATGGCTGTGGGAAAAGAGCGGTGGGAGGATAAAACTTAACATTATTCCCAATGCTGCAGCGGTCACCTCACCGGCGGATATTTTTGATGCTGTACGGACTGGCGTAATCGAGATGGGGATACAGTCGAGTTCTAGAATTGCAGGACGGTTTACCTTAATGGATGTGCTATCCTTGCCTGGCATTTCCAATTACCCCGGTTGTTTGGAGACCACGATGGCAGCAAGAGCGCTTTATGCGAAATATCCTGAGATTCAAGCCGAGTTTAAAGGTGTCAAAGTTTTAAGTTTTAATTCTGTGGCGAGGACATTGTTGTATAGTACCAAGAAACCGATCAAAACAGTGGATGATTTAAAAGGAAGACTGATAAGAGCTGCTGGAGAATACTGCATTATGGGCGTAAAAGCATTGGGGGCTTCCCCGGTCTCAACCCCACCAAGCGAATGGGCTGACGGTGCTTTAAAAGGCGTATATGACACCATCGCTCTTAACCATCAAGCCCTCTATGCTATGAATTTACAGGAATTGTTCAAGTATGTAACAGATTTTAATATTCAACATTCATATTTTATTCAGGTCATGAATGAGGATTTTTACAAGAGTCTACCGGCTGACCTTCAACAACTGTTTTCATGGGAGAACTGGGAAAAGGATGCTCTGATTTATGGCGGTAAAGGCGATGCCGATGAAATGGCGTTAAAGCAAAAGTTTGAAGAAGCCCTGGCCAAAAAAGGATTACCGCCGGTTTACAAACCGGCCGCGGAAGAAGTTGCAAAATTGAACGCGAAGCTTGCGCCGGTTAGAGAACAATGGGTGAAAAACAACTCGGCAAAAGGCCCTGCGCAGGCAATCCTTGATGATTATATTGCATTGAGCAAAAAATATTCTTATGAAAATTTCAAACCTGATTGGCAGAGCATTCTTAATGAATGGTCTTCATATCCGAATGTGCCACAAAAATAAGCGCCTGGGGCAATAAACTTTTCTCCAACAAAATAATTAGCGGGGGGGACCATTAATAAAAGCGGTTTAAATCCCCCCCAATTCCCTCATTACGAGATATAAGTTTCTATCTTCAATAATTTAGCTATTTATCTATGGAGGCAGGAGGAGTTGCCTTGGAACAAGCAAAAAAGCAAACATCATTTGCAAGTATGTTTGAAAGTATAGATAAAGGCATAACATTCTTAATTCGCCTGTTATTCTACATTAGCACATTCATTGTTTTGCCTATGATTTTTGTGGTTGGGTGGGGAGCGATTTCGCGCTATGTGTTTTCAAAACCTTTTACCGGGGTACTGGAATGTACATATATTATGCTGATGTTAATGGTTATGATGGCGGGCGGTAATTGTCAGTTAACAAAATCAAATGTAGTAATGGGAATGATTGTTGACCGGTTGTCTGGAAAAACACAGGCAATCATAGATTTCTTTAATTATTGTATATGTTTAATAATATCGGTGGTATTAACGTATGCCACAATTAAACAAAGCATCTTTATTAGCAAAACCGGGACATATACGGATGTATTACATGTTCCTTTCGCACCCTTATATTTTATTATAGCAATTGGTTGGGCCAGTATTGCTTTGGCCAGTTTATTGCTTGTAATAAGAAGCATTGGCAATATTGGGGTTTGCCATAAGGAGGAAAAAGAATGAATTCGTTAATGATTGGTATTTTAGGAATCGTAGTCTTGCTCCTTCTTATTATGCTGAGGGTGCCTATTGCTTTCACTTTTTTCGCGGTGGGTTTTGTAGGGACATGGATTGTAAAGGGCATAAATCCGGCCATTAATGTTTTGGGCACGTCGCCATTTCAAACTTTGCAGCAAACCGGGTGGACAGTAATACCGCTTTTTGTATGCATGGGTGCTCTTACCCAGTATACAGGAATAGCTTCAGAATTTTTTGAAGGTGTAAAGAGATGGATAGGACATTTCCGCGGGGGGTTGCTGTACAGTATTATTATGGCCAATACCGCTTTTGGCGCTTGCTGCGGCGCAATAATTGCAGCGGTAGTTACGTTTAGCTCAATTAGTTTGCCTGAAACAAGAAAAGCCAAATATTCCGATACTATCACTTTGGGATGTATTGTGACCA
The DNA window shown above is from Peptococcaceae bacterium and carries:
- a CDS encoding molybdopterin-binding protein; its protein translation is AFRRRGYQADIGPVIDDDPDDVHYKLFRAVNEGYGLIITTGGVGAEDKDHTVEGVLRLDPAAATPWVIKYQIGTGRHCKEGVRIAVGQKNESLIIALPGPNDEVRTALEVILNFNELPGQPGKYALAEKIAEALREKLKAGSATARFAHHQHDV
- a CDS encoding 4Fe-4S dicluster domain-containing protein, with translation MLRITKKAVIDLDKCNGCRTCYRVCPTFAISMENKKPVIDYAKCYGCANCHQRCPQYAVNMEPLEEPVEIGMDVNRFDQDKIWDICIKAKYSPDMIVCICSNTRAGEVAAAILDGARTPAEVTLKTGAGVGCKIACPRPIYRLLQAAGIEPPDPVDGYQWRGPTATLWNLNPEVIEKYGSRYFFEEDRKFLDDILEAKLRERDKNAQTDA
- a CDS encoding nicotinate-nucleotide pyrophosphorylase, giving the protein MNDVRAHLFEGIDREFTFVITANQKGVFAGTGKLLKAAEEIRLKNTWVAADGMPLGEKTAVFKASGDPIQVTLAEERLLGIIGKPSGVATAARKMVEAAGGRVKVVCGAWKKAFPENKDELRQAIAIGGAGIRIAEEPFVYLDKNYTRMLGGIGRAVKRALTLPGKTVVIQLRGEFGPIADEANEAVEAGAGILMVDTGRIVDLQAVVKAGADGNWRKRVKIAFAGGVTEEKLSALIETGADIVDVGRAIIDAPLLDFRLDIIA
- a CDS encoding FAD-binding protein codes for the protein MSRDGLIEEMQADIVIIGGGAGGLSAAIEARDRGVNNVVVLEKMNAPGGNAIFPDLMISWDGRPPKLPCMDDNRIVDGDPRIDPDYTIRTDANFKAAMEWNHWRGDARLIRTLINKSEELSDWLKSKMEPEDYIENPEALRGNMQGRLVKILLRECNRQGVKILCNTPAKKLLKDETGAAAGVLAEKKDGGNLIVRSTRVIIATGGFMGDKELMSRYFPNYDENTLNDLVFLGFKRSGDGIKMAFEAGAASDGTVAFEWDLNRMPCLGTLPSPYKDFLNNARNPEHVWVTPKGVRFVDESKINATNSMYRLPHKTCYILFSENIKEHILNKQPSIFRWHAYKEKSLEDQITRLVEAGQVKIADTWEEIAMWIGAEAAVLKETIAEYNSFCEKGHDDWFCKAPRAMIPLSKPPFYASRCAMGMLVTRGPLKVNIKMELLDKNDNPLPGFYAAGVDIGGTDSDTYAAAVASHSIRFSLSSGRIAAESAARAILAAK
- a CDS encoding aldolase/citrate lyase family protein, which gives rise to MLDRVKTALASGGVAVGTHCMTSDAAFFEMCGVLGYDFVWIEGEHTDMTGPMTVNAIIATNAGGCAAFVRVPWNDPVLVKPILEAGPDGIIFPMINTPQEAKMAVASCRYPPHGKRSFGPSRSIMYGEMPLDEYLEHVERNLWRIIQIEHIEGVKNLDEILKVEGLTAVMCGAMDLSASVGKLGKIKDPEVVGMMEAIAEKCKKAGIPYGVSTAGDLELVDFWLDRGASLICIGSPYDYFGRLSKQTLEKYKKVKAKQP
- the dctP gene encoding TRAP transporter substrate-binding protein DctP gives rise to the protein MKKGKWIAITAVCIIAMFTLPLFGCSSKGGTTTKSSEQKSEPPQIYEIKYCMQDTSQDPRVTVIAEAEKKWLWEKSGGRIKLNIIPNAAAVTSPADIFDAVRTGVIEMGIQSSSRIAGRFTLMDVLSLPGISNYPGCLETTMAARALYAKYPEIQAEFKGVKVLSFNSVARTLLYSTKKPIKTVDDLKGRLIRAAGEYCIMGVKALGASPVSTPPSEWADGALKGVYDTIALNHQALYAMNLQELFKYVTDFNIQHSYFIQVMNEDFYKSLPADLQQLFSWENWEKDALIYGGKGDADEMALKQKFEEALAKKGLPPVYKPAAEEVAKLNAKLAPVREQWVKNNSAKGPAQAILDDYIALSKKYSYENFKPDWQSILNEWSSYPNVPQK
- a CDS encoding TRAP transporter small permease codes for the protein MEQAKKQTSFASMFESIDKGITFLIRLLFYISTFIVLPMIFVVGWGAISRYVFSKPFTGVLECTYIMLMLMVMMAGGNCQLTKSNVVMGMIVDRLSGKTQAIIDFFNYCICLIISVVLTYATIKQSIFISKTGTYTDVLHVPFAPLYFIIAIGWASIALASLLLVIRSIGNIGVCHKEEKE